Below is a window of Candidatus Eisenbacteria bacterium DNA.
TCGCCATCTCGGGGGCCTGCGGGCGCCTGGGGCGGCGCATCGTGGCGTGCCTGTCCAGCGAGCCCGGGCCGCGCCCGCACGCCGCGCTGGAATCCCCAGGAAGCGACTGGATCGGCTCCCGGCACCCGGAGTGCCCCTCGCTCACCGTGATCGACGAGATCGACGTGGCGCTGGACGGCTCGCGCGCGCTGGTGGAGGCCAGCCTGCCGCTTCCGGCGATGGATCACGCCGAGGTGGCCGCCGAGGCCGGCGTGCCGCTCCTGATGGCGGTCACCGGCCTGTCGCAGGCCCAGCGCGACCGGCTGGACCAGTTGTCGGTGAAGATCCCGGTGCTGGTCACCTCCAACCTCTCCATGGGCGTGTCCGCCCTGGTGCACCTGTGCCGCGAGGCCGCCCGCGGACTGGGCTTCGACGTGGAGATCGTCGAGATGCACCACAAGGGCAAGCGGGACGCGCCCAGTGGCACCGCGCTCATGCTCGCCCGCGCCATCGCCGAGG
It encodes the following:
- the dapB gene encoding 4-hydroxy-tetrahydrodipicolinate reductase encodes the protein MNSSDPSPEAARAGEPSVGTEIPVAISGACGRLGRRIVACLSSEPGPRPHAALESPGSDWIGSRHPECPSLTVIDEIDVALDGSRALVEASLPLPAMDHAEVAAEAGVPLLMAVTGLSQAQRDRLDQLSVKIPVLVTSNLSMGVSALVHLCREAARGLGFDVEIVEMHHKGKRDAPSGTALMLARAIAEARGWGEDSFLYGREGAVGQRPEKQIGIHAVRGGEIVGEHQVVFAGQGERLVLSHSAESRDCFARGVAPAIRFLCAQGPGRYGMDDVWRAALKGS